The stretch of DNA GTCGCCATCGACGGCAGCAACGACCTGAAGATCAACCGCGAGCCAAGCGGCGGCGGCACGACGACCGTCTCCGCGGTCGACGCCGCCAAGTCGCCGGTCGCGGTCGCCGACGTCGACGGCGACGGTGCCGCGGAGGTGGTGTACGTCGGCCTGTCCTCGGGCGACGTCAAGTACGTCGACGACGTGTTCGGAGCCAACACCGTCCGACTCCTCGAGGACGACGGCGGTACGGCGGTCCCCGGCTCGGACGAGTCGGGGGTCGTCTGAGCGCCGCTCGTCGGTCGCGAATCGCGGAAAACGTCGGAGAGAGGCGAGAGGTCGAACGCTACTCGCCGCTGGTGCGGACGACGTCGAGGCCGTTGTTCTTCTCGCGCTTGTCACGGCCGCCGTCGGTCTCGCCGTAGCCGCTGTGGCCGCCGGCGTTGTGCCCGTTCGCGGTGCCGTGGCTCTGCCCGCCGCCGTTGCCGGCGCTGGCCTCGAAGTTCTCGGAGGCGTCGAAGGAGGTGTCGTCGTCGACCTCCTGGATCGCCTCGCGGGACTTGTTGGCCTGCTTCTGGGTGGTCGGCCCCAGCACCTGCGCGGACTGGACGCCGGTCATGATGGCCATGACGCGGACCTTGCCCTTATACTCCTCCTGGATGCGAGCGCCCCAGATGACGTTGGCGTCGGCCTCCAGGCGCTCGGTGATGTTCTGGGCGATCCCCTCGGCCTCCTTCAGCGTGAGGTCCGGACCGCCCGTGATGTGGACCAGGCCGCCGCTCGCGCCGCGGTAGTCCACGTCAAGCAGCGGGTGGCTCATCGCGTCCTTGACGACCTCCTCGGTCTTGTTCTTGTCCTGGGTCTCCCCGACCAGCATCACCGCCACGCCGCCCTGGTTCATGATCGAGGTCATGTCGGCGTAGTCGAGGTTGATGAGGCTGGGCTGGGTGATCGTCTCGGAGATCCCCTTGACCGTCTCGGCGATGATCTGGTCCATCACCGAGAACGCCTTGCCGATCGGCAGGTTCGGGACGTAGTCCAGCAGGCGGTTGTTGTCCAGCACGATGATGGAGTCGG from Haloarcula litorea encodes:
- the ftsZ gene encoding cell division protein FtsZ, which translates into the protein MQDIVNEALERDEQEQKQLSDEDVDGFGDPRIVIVGCGGAGNNTVNRLYNIGVEGADTIAVNTDKQHLKMIEADTKILVGKSLTNGLGAGGDPSMGERATEMAQGTIKEVLGDADLVFVTAGMGGGTGTGAAPVVSKIAKEQGAIVVGMVSTPFNVERARTVKAEEGLEKLRNEADSIIVLDNNRLLDYVPNLPIGKAFSVMDQIIAETVKGISETITQPSLINLDYADMTSIMNQGGVAVMLVGETQDKNKTEEVVKDAMSHPLLDVDYRGASGGLVHITGGPDLTLKEAEGIAQNITERLEADANVIWGARIQEEYKGKVRVMAIMTGVQSAQVLGPTTQKQANKSREAIQEVDDDTSFDASENFEASAGNGGGQSHGTANGHNAGGHSGYGETDGGRDKREKNNGLDVVRTSGE